In one window of Candidatus Binatia bacterium DNA:
- a CDS encoding DUF4345 domain-containing protein, producing MRRTLEIVTLGLSGLAILATGITGLVDPQTLLTPLGLQVEGVSAHNEMRAAYGGMHIGIGMLLLAGAVRPAFRRSALWVGLTFMGGLTIGRFVSLAVDGPLIQRNRGCPR from the coding sequence ATGAGGCGCACACTCGAGATCGTGACCCTCGGGCTCTCCGGTCTCGCAATCCTGGCCACTGGGATCACGGGGCTGGTCGATCCGCAGACCCTCTTGACGCCTCTCGGTCTTCAGGTCGAGGGCGTGAGCGCACACAACGAGATGCGTGCGGCGTATGGTGGGATGCACATCGGCATCGGCATGCTGCTTCTCGCTGGTGCCGTGCGACCTGCGTTCCGCCGCTCGGCGCTCTGGGTGGGCCTCACCTTCATGGGCGGTCTCACCATCGGGCGCTTCGTGAGTCTGGCGGTCGATGGGCCGCTGATACAACGCAACCGGGGCTGCCCCCGTTGA
- a CDS encoding ROK family protein — protein sequence MKATIGIDLGGTKIEGAVLSQDGEVVERERIPTEQDGGYEHIVERIVRLIEELRGRAGGTDRVGIGTPGSLSAEDGTLKNSNTLCLNGQPLQTELEARLGFPLRIENDANCFALAEARLGAARDADVVFGVILGTGVGGGIVVNGRIWAGPQHIAGEWGHHSIDPNGPHCYCGQRGCVEKLLSGPALENSYREAGGDSVRAPEIVALASAGDATASATLDAYLALFGRAMANLISILDPSVIVLGGGVSNLDALYDRGRDQVAARIFNDELRTPIRKNALGDSAGVIGAALLADEAPRG from the coding sequence ATGAAAGCGACGATAGGCATCGACCTCGGCGGCACCAAGATCGAGGGAGCGGTGCTTTCCCAAGACGGGGAGGTCGTCGAACGTGAACGCATCCCGACGGAGCAGGACGGCGGCTACGAGCACATCGTTGAGCGGATCGTCCGGCTCATTGAGGAGCTGCGCGGGCGCGCCGGCGGAACCGACCGCGTGGGGATCGGCACGCCAGGCTCCCTTTCGGCAGAGGACGGAACGCTCAAGAACTCGAACACTCTCTGTCTGAATGGGCAGCCGCTTCAGACCGAGCTCGAGGCCCGGCTCGGGTTTCCTCTTCGCATCGAGAACGACGCGAATTGCTTCGCGCTCGCGGAGGCGCGCCTGGGGGCGGCCCGCGACGCCGACGTCGTCTTCGGCGTGATCCTCGGGACCGGCGTGGGTGGCGGGATCGTCGTGAATGGCCGCATCTGGGCGGGCCCGCAGCACATCGCCGGTGAGTGGGGGCACCACTCGATCGATCCGAACGGGCCGCATTGTTACTGCGGCCAGCGCGGCTGCGTCGAGAAGCTGCTGTCGGGACCGGCACTCGAGAACTCGTACCGCGAGGCCGGTGGCGATTCCGTCCGGGCCCCCGAGATCGTGGCACTCGCATCCGCCGGCGACGCAACCGCAAGCGCGACCCTGGACGCGTACCTCGCACTCTTCGGACGCGCGATGGCGAACCTCATCTCGATTCTCGATCCCTCCGTGATCGTTCTCGGCGGGGGCGTCTCGAATCTCGATGCTCTCTACGATCGCGGCCGAGACCAAGTCGCGGCACGCATCTTCAACGACGAGCTTCGCACCCCGATCCGGAAGAACGCGCTTGGGGATTCGGCCGGCGTCATCGGCGCCGCACTCCTCGCGGACGAAGCTCCGCGAGGATGA
- a CDS encoding A/G-specific adenine glycosylase — MTKSTDAKRDEARRTSLLAWYDEHARPLLWRRRPNPYRIWVAEVMLQQTRIAVVEPAYKRFLEAFPTMAALARATEEEVLSLWSGLGYYSRARSLHRAAQRLNESGEKQFPKTWDEAMSLPGVGAYTAAAVLSIAYGAPHAAVDGNVIRVLSRLECLKRPDGRGEPHTTLADRLLARERAGDWNQAVMELGETLCSPRAPRCSQCPLQTMCEAHLRRVVEKHPPPKPRRATQRLGLSVTILKDRHGRLLLERGAFEHLDHLWLPPVRLLRAPPDRADFKHAILHRSFEVTVESRTVSAAELRRLVGKPSKKAAERRVVEPGELAGLGRSSLLTKSLRHA, encoded by the coding sequence GTGACGAAGAGCACCGACGCCAAGCGGGACGAAGCGCGCCGCACGTCCCTCCTGGCCTGGTACGACGAGCATGCGCGCCCGCTTCTCTGGCGACGGCGACCGAACCCCTACCGCATCTGGGTCGCCGAGGTCATGCTCCAGCAGACGCGGATCGCCGTCGTCGAACCCGCCTACAAACGGTTCCTCGAGGCGTTCCCGACCATGGCCGCCCTTGCGCGAGCGACCGAAGAAGAAGTCCTCTCTCTGTGGTCAGGGCTCGGTTACTACTCCCGGGCGCGGTCGCTTCACCGCGCCGCCCAGCGGCTGAACGAGAGTGGCGAGAAGCAGTTTCCGAAAACGTGGGACGAAGCGATGAGCCTCCCCGGCGTCGGCGCGTACACGGCCGCCGCCGTTCTATCGATCGCGTACGGCGCACCACACGCCGCGGTCGACGGGAACGTGATCCGCGTCCTCTCCCGACTGGAGTGTCTGAAACGACCCGACGGACGGGGCGAGCCACACACGACTCTGGCCGACCGACTCCTCGCGCGCGAACGAGCCGGAGACTGGAACCAGGCCGTCATGGAGCTCGGCGAAACTCTCTGCTCCCCACGGGCGCCGCGCTGCAGCCAGTGTCCTCTGCAAACGATGTGCGAAGCCCATCTCCGCCGCGTGGTCGAAAAGCACCCGCCGCCGAAGCCGCGGCGGGCCACGCAGCGTTTGGGGCTTTCGGTCACCATACTGAAGGACAGGCACGGTCGACTCCTCCTCGAACGCGGCGCCTTCGAACACCTCGACCACCTCTGGTTGCCCCCGGTGCGGCTCCTTCGAGCGCCGCCCGACCGCGCCGACTTCAAACACGCGATTCTCCACCGATCCTTCGAAGTCACGGTCGAGAGTCGGACCGTGTCCGCCGCCGAGCTCCGTCGCCTGGTCGGCAAACCGTCCAAGAAAGCCGCCGAACGGCGCGTCGTGGAACCGGGCGAGCTGGCTGGGCTCGGACGCTCTTCCCTGCTCACGAAGTCTCTGCGACACGCATGA
- the pgeF gene encoding peptidoglycan editing factor PgeF, which yields MSGAFTAAGWNFEGLEHGFAPQETAVAQDLHLVRVRQVHGAELIVADAQTASPAGDADGLLTRSPGVAVAIATADCVPVLLAAPKARVVAAVHAGWRGSLAGIVPRAVAEFVTRFGVDVAEMQAALGPSIGGCCYEVDRAIAEQFVDQYGTEMWTAWTIGRTGKGRLDLRTVNEILLRRTGLTPDSIQHVGPCTSCGGADLASYRVQGADAGRQLSWIGLRAAS from the coding sequence ATGTCGGGCGCATTCACCGCTGCGGGGTGGAACTTCGAGGGGCTAGAGCACGGGTTCGCGCCGCAGGAGACCGCGGTCGCGCAAGATCTCCACCTCGTTCGAGTGAGGCAAGTCCACGGCGCCGAACTCATCGTCGCCGACGCCCAGACGGCCTCCCCCGCCGGGGATGCGGACGGACTCCTCACGAGATCGCCCGGCGTCGCAGTGGCCATCGCCACCGCCGACTGCGTTCCGGTACTGCTCGCCGCCCCGAAGGCTCGGGTCGTCGCAGCGGTGCACGCCGGCTGGCGGGGAAGCCTCGCCGGGATCGTGCCCCGTGCCGTCGCCGAGTTCGTCACCCGGTTTGGCGTCGACGTCGCCGAGATGCAGGCGGCTCTCGGCCCTTCGATCGGCGGCTGCTGCTACGAGGTCGATCGCGCGATCGCTGAGCAGTTCGTCGATCAGTACGGCACCGAGATGTGGACTGCGTGGACGATCGGGCGCACCGGCAAGGGCCGGCTGGATCTACGCACCGTCAACGAGATTCTCCTGCGACGCACCGGCCTCACGCCCGACTCGATCCAACACGTCGGTCCCTGCACCAGCTGCGGCGGGGCCGATCTCGCTTCGTACCGGGTGCAGGGCGCCGACGCTGGGCGACAACTCAGCTGGATCGGACTGCGCGCAGCATCGTGA
- a CDS encoding HEAT repeat domain-containing protein, which translates to MYRLVVLLLGLLLVPPTARAEDDPYLLTIDLGEAIRVLGDEDSFEREPLEILLVGLGDRAVPALRKGLATEDEAVRMGIIEVLTETEAEGASALLLERAKMDDSIYVRVEAISGLVSRDAPEAAEVVSSALASDEPLLYRAAFGGCGRYCTSPEQLDRIVAFAFSEPVVQMVGPRGALVRTAGIPEHRAAVVAALERGAAPKLVADDPEVRVRAAMLLAALEDERAAPGLEVALDQEIATMLRVQAIVALGGVGNESTVTTVGASLATLSPLIRPAACKALSILAYRGVEGASAEAVQRGCPGAK; encoded by the coding sequence ATGTATCGGCTCGTCGTACTCCTGCTGGGTCTGCTCCTCGTGCCGCCGACGGCGAGAGCCGAGGATGATCCGTACCTCCTGACCATCGATCTCGGAGAGGCGATTCGAGTGCTCGGCGACGAGGACTCGTTCGAGCGCGAGCCGCTGGAGATCCTCCTCGTCGGTCTCGGCGACCGGGCTGTCCCCGCGCTCCGAAAGGGGTTGGCGACGGAGGATGAGGCCGTTCGGATGGGCATCATCGAGGTCCTCACGGAGACCGAGGCGGAAGGAGCTTCGGCGTTGCTGCTCGAACGGGCGAAGATGGATGATTCGATCTACGTTCGCGTCGAGGCGATCTCTGGTCTCGTCTCGCGGGATGCTCCGGAAGCGGCAGAGGTCGTTTCGAGTGCCCTCGCGAGCGATGAGCCGCTGCTCTACCGCGCTGCGTTCGGCGGCTGCGGTCGCTACTGCACTTCGCCGGAGCAACTGGATCGGATCGTCGCCTTTGCCTTCAGCGAGCCGGTGGTTCAGATGGTCGGGCCGCGCGGAGCGCTCGTGCGCACGGCTGGAATCCCGGAGCACCGGGCGGCCGTCGTCGCCGCGCTCGAACGGGGGGCCGCGCCGAAACTGGTGGCGGACGACCCCGAGGTGAGGGTTCGCGCTGCGATGTTGCTCGCCGCTCTGGAGGACGAACGCGCCGCTCCGGGCCTGGAGGTGGCTCTCGACCAGGAGATCGCAACGATGCTCCGGGTCCAGGCCATCGTGGCTCTCGGAGGCGTCGGCAACGAAAGCACCGTGACGACGGTCGGCGCCTCGCTCGCCACCCTTTCGCCCCTCATCCGGCCGGCGGCATGCAAGGCTCTGTCTATCCTTGCCTACCGTGGTGTCGAGGGTGCGTCGGCCGAGGCCGTGCAGCGAGGCTGTCCCGGCGCGAAGTGA
- a CDS encoding nicotinate phosphoribosyltransferase, with protein MGENRILLADSYKATHWLQYPPGTERVYSYFESRGGLFDEIVFFGLQYVLERYLAGTVVTRAHIEEADVFFGAHFGNPDLFHRRGWEHIVDAHGGRLPVVIRAVPEGTAVPTRNVLFTIENTDPECFWLTSYLETLLVQVWYGCTVATLSREMKRLIGSYLEETGDPAGLEMKLQDFGFRGVSSVESAAIGGAAHLVNFQGTDNVVGALFAKEYYGADMAGFSIPAAEHSTQTAWGREAEEAAFAHMLTTFPAGLVAVVSDSWDVRNACRNLWGDRLRDRVLEREGTLVVRPDSGDPHRMVLDVLEILGERFGTVLNPKGYKLLPPQVAVIQGDGIDYDETVRILTTLRKNGWSTENITLGMGGALLQRLDRDTQSFAFKCSEVVISGEPREVYKDPVTDPAKASKRGRLALIRDEDGLRTVPATDPRPDELVEVFRDGEVRLRHSWSDVRERASLPEFVRS; from the coding sequence ATCGGCGAGAACCGCATCCTGCTCGCGGACAGCTACAAAGCCACGCACTGGCTTCAGTACCCGCCCGGCACCGAGCGCGTGTACTCGTACTTCGAGAGCCGGGGCGGTCTGTTCGACGAGATCGTGTTCTTCGGCCTCCAGTACGTGCTCGAGCGCTACCTCGCCGGGACCGTCGTGACGCGCGCCCACATCGAAGAGGCCGATGTCTTTTTCGGGGCTCACTTCGGCAACCCCGATCTGTTCCATCGCCGGGGCTGGGAGCACATCGTCGATGCACACGGGGGGCGGCTCCCGGTAGTCATCCGCGCGGTTCCCGAGGGCACTGCGGTACCGACCCGCAACGTTCTCTTCACCATCGAGAATACCGACCCCGAGTGCTTCTGGCTGACGAGCTATCTCGAAACGCTGCTCGTGCAGGTTTGGTACGGCTGCACCGTCGCGACGCTCTCGCGAGAGATGAAGCGGCTCATCGGCTCGTACCTCGAAGAGACCGGGGATCCCGCGGGGCTCGAGATGAAGCTGCAGGACTTCGGGTTCCGCGGCGTTTCGAGCGTGGAGTCGGCCGCGATCGGCGGCGCAGCGCACCTTGTGAACTTCCAGGGCACGGACAACGTCGTGGGCGCACTGTTCGCAAAGGAGTACTACGGTGCGGACATGGCCGGTTTTTCGATCCCGGCGGCCGAGCACTCCACGCAGACGGCTTGGGGTCGCGAGGCGGAAGAGGCGGCATTCGCCCATATGCTCACGACGTTTCCCGCGGGTCTCGTCGCCGTCGTGAGCGATTCCTGGGACGTACGCAACGCCTGTCGGAACCTTTGGGGGGATCGGCTGCGCGACCGCGTTCTCGAACGCGAGGGCACGTTGGTCGTGCGACCCGACTCGGGCGACCCACACCGCATGGTTCTGGACGTGCTCGAAATCCTCGGGGAGCGCTTTGGCACTGTGTTGAACCCGAAGGGCTACAAGCTTCTCCCGCCTCAGGTCGCGGTGATTCAGGGCGACGGCATCGACTACGACGAGACCGTTCGCATCCTTACGACGCTTCGGAAGAACGGTTGGTCGACGGAGAACATCACGCTGGGCATGGGTGGCGCACTTTTGCAGCGGCTCGATCGCGATACGCAGTCGTTCGCGTTCAAGTGCTCGGAGGTCGTGATCTCCGGTGAGCCTCGTGAAGTGTACAAGGATCCGGTGACGGACCCGGCGAAGGCGAGCAAGCGTGGACGCCTCGCGCTGATTCGTGACGAGGACGGACTCCGAACGGTCCCTGCGACGGACCCGCGCCCGGACGAGCTCGTCGAGGTCTTTCGCGACGGCGAGGTCCGACTTCGTCACTCGTGGTCGGACGTGCGCGAACGCGCTAGCTTGCCGGAGTTCGTTCGCTCGTGA